The window tataatattgtttgtacttataaaaaattttctttaatatatatataaagtatatatatgtaaaatacattattctattgaaataaaatagaatgtttTTGTActccaaaatatatatgaaattgaatacatataaataaatatataaaaataaatcattaaataaattattagatgacTAAATCTTGTTAACtgctaaaaatttcgaaattcacaaataaaataacttaataaagataatcatACTTTACATACAGTGAAActtcgaataattgaaatatatttattttaaaaatttcatatttaaaatttcaacatatattttaatttcaaatattaaaatttaattttcaatatcataaaTCATTTCAGGTACTATATTTATGATCAATTACAACATTTTATTACATCTATAtgttataatcttttatttctattatattataaatattatatataatgtaaatattatatataatttaaattatatataatataaattgatttgaaaaaatatgaacaaaatattatactcataaacaaagaaatttaattaaattaaaaaaatataaataaaattctattctagaTAAAATCTAaactacaaataaattatatatttattttattcattaaatattaacaaatacaaaaattatacaattatctattaattaaaaaatttatacaaaaattgaaaaatattttcaaagatatatttttgcacaaatataaacaaaaaataattaatattattatataataattaaaatgtgtaaaaaatgtataaaaaattaacaaaaaatacatgaagatataaatacataacaaaaaattttcacattatataaatttttataaaaaaaataaatttttgtattaaaatatttaatataaaagaataatttaaaatattaaatttaaaattcaattaattaatttatataattttagaaactaataactatttattatataattatataacacaaaatatattttatgttatatttattcaaatatatttattcaataaaataattcgataattaagatatataaaaaaatatttgaaatgttgaatgaattttatacatttttattaaaaaaaaataaaaaattttatttttaattggattaaatataaaataataattagtaaataatatctaCATAATAATgacacaataaaaaattaaaatattaagtctttgaattcttttttaatttttaattatacttttttattaagtaatcAATGAAATGCGATATAACAAAGAATCGCTCATGCATTAAGTAgctacaataaataaattttaattaataattaatataatttattattttaattaataaatatgaaaaataataaataagatttttctatattatattatattaattaattttaatttagattatcaATTGCGTAATCGAAGTTttactgtatttttttttttactcttgaAATATGTAAGTTATATTTCctcagattttatattttgtaatttttttaatttttctcccaaatgtttatttaaatgtattctaATTTCTTGTTGATTACTGCATTTTTCTCCACATTCAGGACATTCAGAATCTCCTTCTCCATGTTCTCGTTTTCTATGTTTAGATCGATTATTATAGGTAGAAAATGATTCACCACAATCAGGACATTGATAAGGTTGTTCACCAGTATGTTTTCTACGATGATGATCTCTAGAATCTTTTCTTCTGAAACtcatattacaatattcaCAAATAAATGGTTTTTTGCCAGTATGTAATAATACATGATTATATAAAGACTTAGTATCATTAAATCCTTTTTCACATTGTGCACATTTATAACGTCTTTCACCATTATGTTTACTTTTAATGTGGTTTACTAAAAGTTGTTTTACTTTATATGTAGCATTACATACGTCACACTGATAGATGGGATCTATTCTTCCTTCGtgtattctttctttatgAGCTTTTAAAGACATTTGATGTTTGAACTTTTCATGACATTCTGTGCATTCATACCATGGTTTTTGTTTTGTCAAAAGTGGATcctgattattaatttcatgaaTTTCTATCATGTGATATTTTAACATACGATATGTTGGAAAATCTTCTATACAAATTGGACATGTAAATAATTGTggtaatattacatttttatcatttttccaatGTTTTTCTAAATGTTCATTCATATTCTGTTTCTTactaaatgatttattacatatattacaagTATATCTATtatgagaaaaatgaatttttctatgaAGTTTTAAAGCATTTGTAGTTCTACATCGTTGACCACAGATGTCACATTGATATGGTCTTTCACCTGTATGAATTCGATGATGTTCTTTTAATCTAGCTTTCAATTGAAATGATTTACCACATAATTCACAGATATGAGGTCTTGCTCCTTTATGAACAAAAAGATAATGctcatataaagaattttctgCTCTAAAATCTTTTCCACACGTActacaaataaattcattcatattttcattatgcCTCATTTCATGAAATTCTAGTCTTTCTTTTCGTACAAAATGCTTTGGACATTTAGAGCAGTGATATTGACGTGGAGAAATTACTTTTGTTTCATTTCCATCTATCACTAAAGAAAGTGTAGAATCTTCACAAGTAGCACATGTAACTAAATCATTAATAGCATCTGGATCTAAgtcagaaattaatttaccaCAAAGATTACAATTTATTGCTACTTTTTCTTGTTTTGTTGCTATAGCATTTTGTATGACATCTTCACTAACAGTATCTTCACTAGTACCAACTTGAATTTGTTTTACACcagaatgtttataatttttttgatgtcCATTTAATCTAGAtcgttttgtaaataattttccacattCTATACAAATATAACGTTGTAAACTTTTATgtgtatgaaaataatgatcccataataaattttcattacttgTTTCTTTATCACATAATGTACAttcatatttatctattttaccAGATTTGTGTCTTTCCAtatgaaattcatattttaagtGTGAAAGATAACGTGTTCCACataatttgcatatatattttaaacaagatttatatacatcattttcatttatatacatcATTTCTTGtgcatcatttttttctaatatattttgtgatttagttatacatatatctttttcacttttataatCAGTTTCACTATCTAACCAATATGTATCACTTTCAggctcattttttattaatggatTAGTAGAATCATAATCACagttcaataaattttcattagataTATGAGATATTTCTTCCTcttgtgatattttaaataaatgaatagaagaattatgagtattatattcctttttttttaattttttttgtatttcaatttttgaattttgtttgttatataatacatccctacaatttaaattttcttcttgtaatataggtaatattaaatttacttgatTAGGTatgttttcaatatcttttgttgttttgttttcattttttaaatatatattattttttgcattattaaaatgtaatatatttttatgtatttctatatttttttcttttataatatgttttttttcagaatgatTTACCATAGCTAATGAGATTTGGAAGTTATAATCACAGCCTTGGGGATTATTgaccaataaaattattaaatcaacatTACAATTTGGACATGTATATACAGCATCACTatgaatttgtgaaaaatctgTTACTtctttagataaattaaagatagatttaatttGTGATGCATTGTGTAATCTTTTAGAATATTCCAATACCTcttgaataaatttgtaataaaaaataattttgtcataACATAATAAACACATATATTTTGAACCATTATCATCAATAGAtatctgtaaataataattttcattatatcaaaaatatacaaattattaaattaatattttaataattgcttgatttaaataaaatgtctaaattttaaaattaattttttaaattttattaaatatattaacatactGAAATTGGTAAtgtttcctttattttatgaattaaatctgTTGATccttcaaagatatttttatactttcctTCTGTAAGATTTACACCACACAAACGACATATTAATGTATCCTTTAATACatccataattatatatctctaaaaagtttattattaaaaatgatttatattgctatatatcatattatattgcttttattatgattttatactttataatataataaatcattgaataattattaaataaaaataatcaatttaattaatattatacttacacatagttttaataatttatttatttgaggttattatatttctatgtaaataattatctacattaattaaaacaaaactctctgaatataaatattacacagcttatttattaaatttttttgacataatttataaatatcatttaaaattacaaaacaattcattaattttgttatttattttacaatactataatattgaatgtttttcacgataaaatttaatataattttgtatttcatgAAAGACGTGTAGCAAAttgtttattcttaattttatgctatataaatcttcttcatataaactaataattatatttatgttctaaaataaaagttcACATGAGAAGATAgtctttaaattatgatttccaTACATAGAgtatctatacatatatatacataatatgaaactaaatttcaaagaaaaaaaacatgtagtagtttaaaaaaaaaaattaattttatgataaaatttttaacaaaaacaaatgataaataaaaataataaacaaaataaagaattaaaaaagttaattttctatttagaatatattaaaaaataatatatttgtttaaatatttttacatgataattgattataatttaatttatataattttgttatactaaattaattaaataaatatataaattaaacttaattatatatatttgtaattataataagtgatttattgaaaatttgtatatatgattataaataattctctaaattgtgattacgttttatttatattcagtgaataaattcgtttcgtgaaatatagaatatagaatcaaaattaaatactatattaatgttcaaatattatcgttattcattatatatatcacaaaaagtaaattttgacAATTGAATTAtaggttatttaattttcagtttATAGGATTTTTActacttttcttatttatgtGCAACATAATTTGaagtgtaaaaataatattttattaaattaaaatgttgcaCGAAGTATTATTGTCATTATGGGGATGTTCAACTaatgctttaaaaatattggaatcagatgtaattataaaataatatttattacaattaattttacaagttttacatcttatttatgtttttttaaattttttgcttttaGACTGTagatcttgaaaaatatttacatcctGGTGAACGTGTATTACTTAaggaaatattagatatagttGAACAATGCAatattatcagaaattttattcaagaatatACTACttctgataatttaaaatctactcaaggtattaaaaattgctactaaacttaattatatattttattatattatatatattaaataatttatttattttatttatattatgttatattatattatattatattatatattatattatatattatatatgtattacagatttacaaaatatatctcaAGGTTTATATTTACAAGCTCTTTGCGAAGGAATGGATCAAGCTTTAGAACCTTTTCGTAAAGAGATTGTTAATTTGGAAGATATAGTTCTTCGTGATAGTTATACTCCATTATCATTAATACTTTGTcgtatccaaaaatatatatgtctaTTTTCTGTTTTGAATTCTATCATAAGAgaagtaaattaatatgatataattaatatttaaaatgatatttgaaatatttatataaaaaatttttataaaaacttaattttagaTTCGCACACAAAAAATTCATGGTTGTAAATTATTGCAATGTTTGCATCAAAATATGTATACTGGTATTCCTGATGTAAAGACTGCAATAGAAAAGTAAGTATATGTTAcagttatatatagtataaatattatatattatatattattataaatatatatataatatcatatattattaataaataattatatattattttattttcacatttacatttttgctaattatttcattttatttagaatgtcTCATTGTGTAcatatagttttttataaacatttaactAATTGGCTTTTATATGGTCATTTAGAAGAtatgtataatgaatttttcattcaaaagatatctgagaaacaaaataatttaatgttagtacacaataaagataattttgctgataaaataaatacaaaatttagtGCAGATATGTGGAATTATGATGTTCAAATAGATATGCTTCCTTCTTACATTAGACCATCTTTAGCAACTAAAATCTTAACTATAGGACAAACTATTATAATGTTTGGAAATGATCCAAGACAGAAAAaaggtaatttatatttaaaaaattttaaattacataagatattaaataaatttatgttatttctttataGATTTTGCTATAGTTGATCAAACTGAAACTTCCATTtggggagaaaaagaatatgaatattttcttaaacttcagaatctccaaaaaaaacatatttttaatattgttgaatTTGAACATATAATTGATGAATTAAAACAATGTATAACAGAACTTTTATGGCGAGTTGCTGTTGAAGAAGCACATCTTGTACAACAACTTAAATTAGtaaaagatttctttctcATGGGGCGAGGTGATTTGTTTCTTGAATTTATTAGACTCACAGctcatatattgaataaacaaCCAACACAACATACATCCAGAGATATTAATTTAGCTTTTCAAATGGCTTTAAGAAAAATGCacttaaatgatgaaaatgctatggataattttaattttatagtaccAGTTCCAGTAAATGAAAGTGAAGATATTGAGATAGAAGGTGCAGAATTTACTGAGAAAGAACGTGAAGATCCTattggtaaaatattttttttatttagcatgatatattttaaataaaaaatatattttaaataataaaattttcaacaatttaatatatgtatatataatattattatagaaagacGTGGTTGGGGtatgattattttgaaatataaagtcATATGgccattacatttattatttagtccatctgctttaaataattacaatatattattcaaatttttactaaGAGTTAAAAAAACACAAATTGATTTATGGAATCTATGGAGTGagcatatgtattataaaaatatgtaagataTGATTATATAGTCTCTTCAATatcagtttaatatttttatttctttatcaatttcaaaatcgtcattcatattcatataacTTATGAATGGttagattaatattagtatattcacattttcaaatattattacttaacattatatattagaacaTCAATCTTTATGTAAACAAcacaatatgtatatttttcttaaatatattttttatatattttttatatgtatatttttcgtaaaaaaatatcagaattaaagaaaatatattgattaaaaaaatatctatttttaaaaatatctttctatgTATTATGCAATTGTATATCAATCAGCGaagttttcatattattatagaaacaattgttcatatttaaaagtattaatgctattattattaaaatatgttattattaaactaaaatatatataaaattaatatgatgatATCTATAATACAAGATATCAGaatgattaaatgaatttaatattttcttatattttttgtctcattatttttcaaaacatttttattcagtgacaattattaatattgatctgaaaaatatgatgataaCTTTTCTTGTAGGATTATAAGTtctcgattttgaaaaatgttaaactgattcaaaaaatattgttttactttatgtaaaaattaagtttaatttaatattaaatattaattatttttattattatagtgatATTGGTGTAattcaattaagaaataatttaattttcattattgataaTCTACAATACTATTTACAAGTTGATGTATTAGAAAGTCAATATACTATAAtggaaacaaatataaaaaatactcgaaattttgaagatgTACAAAGAGcacattgtatttttttagctAATGTTATGTcacaaacatttttattgGGAAGTTcaacagagagaaaaaatcctgtatgttatttaaatatgaatcatcataatttttatcttatttattaatggatatttttataggtgaataaattaataaaacttttattacgaCTTTgtgatgattttattttacaagcaTCAATGTGGGAAGTAGGTGATTTACTTTTAACAGAACAAGAAGAACTTAATACATTATCTGATACTCTTAGAAGTTTAATGGGTTGGTTAACTAAAACTTTGAATAGAGTACGTGCACAACCAAGTGGAGAACATTTAGCACAACTATTATTAAGATTGGATTTCAATAGATGGTTCagcaaaaaaatgtaaaaatttaaatttaattataaataaataacaacaaaaaaatacataatatat is drawn from Apis mellifera strain DH4 linkage group LG5, Amel_HAv3.1, whole genome shotgun sequence and contains these coding sequences:
- the LOC412119 gene encoding gamma-tubulin complex component 4; translation: MLHEVLLSLWGCSTNALKILESDTVDLEKYLHPGERVLLKEILDIVEQCNIIRNFIQEYTTSDNLKSTQDLQNISQGLYLQALCEGMDQALEPFRKEIVNLEDIVLRDSYTPLSLILCRIQKYICLFSVLNSIIREIRTQKIHGCKLLQCLHQNMYTGIPDVKTAIEKMSHCVHIVFYKHLTNWLLYGHLEDMYNEFFIQKISEKQNNLMLVHNKDNFADKINTKFSADMWNYDVQIDMLPSYIRPSLATKILTIGQTIIMFGNDPRQKKDFAIVDQTETSIWGEKEYEYFLKLQNLQKKHIFNIVEFEHIIDELKQCITELLWRVAVEEAHLVQQLKLVKDFFLMGRGDLFLEFIRLTAHILNKQPTQHTSRDINLAFQMALRKMHLNDENAMDNFNFIVPVPVNESEDIEIEGAEFTEKEREDPIERRGWGMIILKYKVIWPLHLLFSPSALNNYNILFKFLLRVKKTQIDLWNLWSEHMYYKNIDIGVIQLRNNLIFIIDNLQYYLQVDVLESQYTIMETNIKNTRNFEDVQRAHCIFLANVMSQTFLLGSSTERKNPVNKLIKLLLRLCDDFILQASMWEVGDLLLTEQEELNTLSDTLRSLMGWLTKTLNRVRAQPSGEHLAQLLLRLDFNRWFSKKM
- the LOC113218788 gene encoding zinc finger protein 567-like; the protein is MDVLKDTLICRLCGVNLTEGKYKNIFEGSTDLIHKIKETLPISISIDDNGSKYMCLLCYDKIIFYYKFIQEVLEYSKRLHNASQIKSIFNLSKEVTDFSQIHSDAVYTCPNCNVDLIILLVNNPQGCDYNFQISLAMVNHSEKKHIIKEKNIEIHKNILHFNNAKNNIYLKNENKTTKDIENIPNQVNLILPILQEENLNCRDVLYNKQNSKIEIQKKLKKKEYNTHNSSIHLFKISQEEEISHISNENLLNCDYDSTNPLIKNEPESDTYWLDSETDYKSEKDICITKSQNILEKNDAQEMMYINENDVYKSCLKYICKLCGTRYLSHLKYEFHMERHKSGKIDKYECTLCDKETSNENLLWDHYFHTHKSLQRYICIECGKLFTKRSRLNGHQKNYKHSGVKQIQVGTSEDTVSEDVIQNAIATKQEKVAINCNLCGKLISDLDPDAINDLVTCATCEDSTLSLVIDGNETKVISPRQYHCSKCPKHFVRKERLEFHEMRHNENMNEFICSTCGKDFRAENSLYEHYLFVHKGARPHICELCGKSFQLKARLKEHHRIHTGERPYQCDICGQRCRTTNALKLHRKIHFSHNRYTCNICNKSFSKKQNMNEHLEKHWKNDKNVILPQLFTCPICIEDFPTYRMLKYHMIEIHEINNQDPLLTKQKPWYECTECHEKFKHQMSLKAHKERIHEGRIDPIYQCDVCNATYKVKQLLVNHIKSKHNGERRYKCAQCEKGFNDTKSLYNHVLLHTGKKPFICEYCNMSFRRKDSRDHHRRKHTGEQPYQCPDCGESFSTYNNRSKHRKREHGEGDSECPECGEKCSNQQEIRIHLNKHLGEKLKKLQNIKSEEI